The following are encoded in a window of Ruminiclostridium herbifermentans genomic DNA:
- a CDS encoding DUF2975 domain-containing protein yields MNFQILGIKGLSRVMEVSCTIFQILGTILVLSLPWTLNYYLLYKQSLVEDTIYYSMIILLFISGVCGFSILHHAKKALHNINVKNPFTLDTANRIKYISYWCLPVAFIYLLAIFFIPSAFVLLVGLTFLFLAACIFIIAKLFYQAVNYKQENDLTI; encoded by the coding sequence ATGAATTTTCAAATTTTAGGTATTAAAGGATTAAGTCGTGTGATGGAAGTCTCTTGTACTATTTTTCAAATTTTAGGTACTATACTGGTACTTTCTTTACCTTGGACACTTAATTACTATTTACTTTATAAGCAAAGTTTAGTTGAAGATACTATTTACTACTCAATGATAATACTGCTATTTATATCAGGTGTTTGTGGTTTCTCTATATTACATCATGCAAAAAAAGCACTCCATAACATAAATGTTAAAAATCCTTTTACATTAGATACCGCAAACAGAATAAAGTATATCTCTTACTGGTGTTTGCCCGTTGCATTTATTTATTTGCTTGCAATATTTTTCATTCCGTCGGCTTTTGTTCTTCTTGTAGGTTTAACGTTTTTATTTCTTGCCGCATGTATTTTCATCATTGCCAAATTATTCTATCAGGCCGTTAATTACAAGCAAGAAAATGACTTGACCATATAG
- a CDS encoding DUF4153 domain-containing protein gives MENKNPQKSEPQNSKTNKIASQTGQSSQAAHQSNANSMDMPPNYSYYTPYIPRNKTLKYIAFKEKVTSIKGLYISVLSILFCILFTETILLGSAGISVPILAIALECMLFYFFKEPEKPINKASVYLAPPILLLAFSFFIHYNPSTQFITWLTIMGLLCIQIIVLADIEVNGLFSFDMLSKSIVNLIGRPISNFAMPFISFKIIKNNKSKALANSIYIFIGLAISIPIAAILMGLFMSADAVFAESMNTVKNLIGLDFRVAFWDIVLGSLFGLFFGAMILGLKYEEKKQTPAAKIGDNIESIIIGTFLTIINIFIITFVVFQFMYLFGGTVNISASDMTYAEYARRGFFELTTASGIIFAIALSVLIMTKKKNGKLPLWIQLTTVCLCLCNDVLLISAMKRMLLYVDIYGLSVKRVLTLWFMILIGFCLLWLIIKCFINNIYVMNWIGITVIVGVCILSLINVDRIIANYNVNRYLSSPTENSIDINYLGQLSYSAVPEIIRLKGLDEGSNINFDIKNILEHHNFKLQYRHKLYGFTIDMIEASSILNREFK, from the coding sequence ATGGAAAACAAGAATCCACAAAAATCTGAGCCTCAAAACTCAAAAACAAATAAAATTGCATCACAAACAGGGCAATCTTCGCAAGCAGCCCATCAAAGCAATGCAAATAGCATGGATATGCCTCCAAATTATAGCTACTATACCCCCTATATTCCTAGAAATAAAACCCTTAAATACATTGCTTTTAAGGAGAAAGTAACCTCTATAAAGGGTTTATATATATCTGTGTTAAGTATTCTATTCTGCATTCTATTTACAGAAACTATTCTACTTGGTTCAGCTGGCATTTCCGTACCAATTTTAGCTATTGCTCTTGAATGTATGCTATTTTATTTCTTTAAAGAGCCAGAAAAACCGATAAATAAAGCTTCTGTTTACTTGGCCCCCCCAATTCTGCTGCTTGCATTTAGTTTTTTTATTCATTATAATCCTAGTACGCAATTTATTACCTGGTTGACAATAATGGGGCTGCTATGCATTCAGATTATTGTGCTTGCTGATATTGAGGTAAATGGTTTATTTAGCTTCGATATGCTGTCAAAATCCATAGTTAACCTTATTGGAAGGCCTATCTCAAACTTTGCTATGCCCTTTATATCATTTAAAATAATTAAAAACAACAAGTCAAAAGCTTTAGCAAACTCTATCTATATTTTTATTGGGCTGGCAATATCAATACCAATAGCAGCAATTCTAATGGGCTTATTCATGAGCGCAGATGCAGTATTTGCTGAATCCATGAATACAGTTAAAAACCTTATAGGTCTAGATTTTAGAGTTGCTTTCTGGGATATTGTTTTAGGGTCTTTATTTGGTCTGTTCTTTGGAGCAATGATTTTAGGTTTAAAATATGAAGAAAAAAAGCAAACTCCAGCTGCTAAAATTGGCGATAATATTGAAAGTATAATTATTGGCACTTTTCTTACAATTATAAATATATTTATTATAACCTTTGTGGTGTTTCAATTTATGTACTTATTCGGCGGTACAGTTAATATTAGCGCCTCAGACATGACTTACGCAGAATACGCTAGACGAGGATTTTTTGAACTTACAACTGCTTCAGGGATAATATTTGCAATTGCACTTTCTGTTTTAATCATGACTAAGAAAAAAAATGGTAAGCTTCCTTTATGGATTCAGTTGACAACTGTTTGCCTGTGTTTGTGTAATGATGTTTTACTAATATCTGCAATGAAAAGGATGCTATTGTATGTAGATATTTATGGTCTTAGTGTTAAACGCGTTTTGACGCTATGGTTTATGATTTTAATTGGTTTTTGTTTGTTATGGTTAATAATAAAATGCTTTATTAACAACATCTATGTAATGAATTGGATTGGTATTACTGTAATTGTAGGTGTTTGTATTCTGAGCCTGATAAACGTAGACAGAATTATAGCTAATTATAATGTTAATCGCTATTTATCCAGTCCAACAGAAAATTCAATTGACATAAACTATTTAGGACAATTATCCTACAGCGCCGTGCCTGAAATAATTCGTCTGAAAGGATTGGATGAAGGAAGCAACATAAACTTTGATATAAAAAATATACTAGAGCATCACAATTTTAAGTTACAATACCGGCATAAACTTTACGGATTTACAATTGACATGATAGAAGCTAGTAGTATTTTGAACAGAGAATTCAAGTGA
- a CDS encoding helix-turn-helix domain-containing protein, with product MPIVVNVDVMLAKRKMSSTELAEKIGITTANLSILKTNKAKAIRFSTLEEICKALDCQPGDILEYVPAED from the coding sequence ATGCCAATAGTAGTAAATGTAGATGTAATGCTGGCAAAGAGAAAAATGAGTTCAACAGAGTTAGCTGAAAAAATAGGAATAACAACTGCTAACCTTTCAATATTAAAAACCAATAAGGCGAAAGCCATAAGGTTCTCTACACTCGAAGAAATATGCAAGGCTTTAGACTGCCAGCCTGGGGACATCTTAGAGTACGTACCAGCTGAAGATTAA